The following are encoded together in the Azospirillum lipoferum 4B genome:
- a CDS encoding carbamoyltransferase C-terminal domain-containing protein, giving the protein MRGPPVVAGLTAGRTQDGRPHIDGAACLVHGERAWAIAEERLPRRKNAGGAERALSAVLAAAGMELPDIDLFVLSTCGEPVPSPGAPAFLRTDGRWSLQDLGIPPDRIVWCPSHHLSHALHAAHATNARQALVCVFDKEGNTGERNSYYLAGGGSLRLVQSDTAAAARGGIGAAYALATEAIGWCGDTEAGKTMALAAYGRAGADPRLLLADAPSGAIVAGGGPLPHPVTFRQRADLAATVQAQMEAAVVATVERLLARYPVPQLCVAGGVGTNCRLLGALAGAMPELAVRAPYAPGDTGQAIGNALYGLALLGAEAPEMLRQPFLGVEEDRGVVAERAVRRLGQPLACGFDALEMAARRLAGGAIVAVFTGRSEFGPRALGHRSILCHPGDAASLHRLGASIKRRGWFRPFGIVGPAHRVAEACPHARLSRHMEIAGPVGGPWRERLRPVLHIDGTCRFQAVAADDPLGPLLERFEATANVPFLANTSLNRAGEPLAETIEDAIDIVLATGIDLLLTDSGLFAGSPPR; this is encoded by the coding sequence ATGCGCGGCCCGCCCGTCGTCGCCGGACTGACCGCCGGGCGGACCCAGGACGGTCGGCCGCACATCGACGGGGCCGCCTGTCTGGTTCATGGCGAGCGAGCGTGGGCCATCGCCGAAGAGCGGCTGCCCCGGCGCAAGAATGCTGGAGGGGCGGAGCGGGCGTTGTCCGCGGTGCTGGCCGCCGCCGGCATGGAATTGCCGGACATCGACCTGTTCGTGCTGTCCACCTGCGGCGAGCCGGTCCCGTCGCCGGGAGCCCCGGCGTTCCTGCGCACCGACGGACGCTGGAGCCTGCAGGATTTGGGAATCCCGCCGGACCGGATCGTCTGGTGCCCGTCGCACCATCTGTCGCACGCGTTGCACGCGGCCCATGCAACGAACGCCCGGCAGGCCCTGGTCTGCGTTTTCGACAAGGAGGGAAACACGGGGGAGCGCAACAGCTACTACCTCGCCGGCGGGGGCAGTCTGCGCCTCGTCCAAAGCGACACGGCGGCAGCGGCCCGCGGCGGGATCGGCGCGGCCTATGCGCTGGCGACAGAGGCGATCGGCTGGTGCGGCGATACCGAAGCGGGCAAGACGATGGCGCTGGCAGCCTATGGCCGGGCTGGCGCCGACCCCCGGTTGCTGCTTGCCGATGCACCGTCGGGCGCCATCGTCGCGGGTGGCGGGCCACTGCCCCATCCCGTGACCTTCCGCCAGCGCGCCGATCTGGCGGCCACGGTTCAAGCGCAGATGGAGGCGGCGGTGGTCGCCACGGTCGAGCGGCTGCTGGCGAGGTACCCGGTTCCGCAGCTCTGCGTGGCGGGTGGCGTGGGAACCAACTGCCGGCTGCTGGGTGCGCTGGCCGGCGCGATGCCAGAACTGGCCGTGCGCGCTCCGTACGCTCCCGGCGACACCGGGCAGGCGATCGGAAACGCGCTTTACGGCCTTGCCCTGCTCGGCGCCGAGGCGCCGGAAATGCTGCGCCAACCTTTTCTCGGCGTGGAGGAGGATCGCGGAGTCGTTGCGGAGCGGGCGGTCAGGCGGCTGGGGCAACCGCTGGCTTGCGGCTTCGACGCGCTGGAGATGGCCGCCCGGCGGCTCGCCGGCGGTGCGATTGTCGCCGTTTTCACCGGCAGATCGGAGTTCGGCCCGCGCGCCCTGGGCCACCGGTCTATCCTGTGCCATCCCGGCGACGCCGCGTCGCTTCACCGGCTTGGCGCATCGATCAAGCGCAGAGGCTGGTTCCGGCCCTTCGGCATCGTCGGACCGGCCCACCGGGTTGCCGAAGCCTGTCCGCACGCGCGCCTGTCCCGGCATATGGAGATCGCGGGACCTGTCGGCGGACCCTGGCGCGAGCGGTTGCGTCCCGTCCTTCACATCGACGGAACCTGCCGGTTCCAGGCGGTCGCCGCCGACGATCCGCTCGGCCCCCTTCTGGAGCGGTTCGAGGCGACCGCGAACGTGCCCTTCCTCGCGAACACGTCGCTCAACCGCGCCGGTGAGCCCCTGGCGGAGACCATCGAGGACGCCATCGACATCGTTCTGGCCACCGGCATCGACCTTCTTCTGACCGACTCCGGCCTGTTCGCCGGCTCCCCCCCCCGATGA
- the cas6 gene encoding CRISPR system precrRNA processing endoribonuclease RAMP protein Cas6: MRNGLSAGVGAPGRGTVSAGGRAVEVVTAWRALAAHRPGGASPGPAAPRLLDRRLETVEGVPVPPAAEAVALEFVTPVCPRGGADLRHGLAGFAGALLNRVFGLARWLDTDVDCDRRALLAAADAVRVDAAGLWPMAWRRGSAKQDRWLPMEGEAGTVFLEGPLGPLLPLLALGAVVHAGARTTFGLGAYRLRVVA; the protein is encoded by the coding sequence GTGCGCAACGGCCTTTCCGCCGGGGTCGGCGCGCCGGGCCGCGGCACGGTTTCCGCCGGGGGACGGGCGGTGGAGGTGGTGACCGCCTGGCGCGCGCTGGCCGCCCATCGCCCCGGCGGCGCGTCCCCCGGCCCGGCCGCTCCCCGCCTGCTGGATCGCCGCCTGGAGACGGTCGAGGGCGTGCCGGTGCCCCCGGCGGCGGAGGCGGTGGCGCTGGAGTTCGTCACCCCGGTCTGTCCGCGCGGCGGTGCCGATCTGCGCCACGGGCTGGCCGGCTTCGCCGGGGCTCTGCTGAACCGGGTCTTCGGCCTGGCCCGCTGGCTGGACACCGACGTGGACTGCGACCGCCGCGCCCTGCTGGCCGCCGCCGACGCGGTGCGGGTGGACGCCGCCGGCCTGTGGCCGATGGCATGGCGGCGCGGCTCCGCCAAGCAGGACCGCTGGCTGCCGATGGAGGGCGAAGCCGGAACCGTCTTCCTGGAAGGCCCGCTGGGACCGCTGCTGCCCCTGCTCGCCCTGGGCGCCGTCGTCCACGCCGGCGCCCGCACCACCTTCGGCCTCGGCGCCTACCGCCTGCGCGTGGTGGCGTAG